A window of Rubricoccus marinus contains these coding sequences:
- a CDS encoding T9SS type A sorting domain-containing protein: MICAPALVREPGRFACAPEASGASIGVSPNPTSGATTVRLQLPSRQTDVRVSIFDARGREVTTLASDARESGAHVLAIDTSAWAAGVYIVRAEVGGVVASARFVVAQ; the protein is encoded by the coding sequence ATGATCTGCGCCCCGGCCCTCGTGAGAGAGCCGGGGCGTTTTGCGTGTGCGCCAGAGGCCTCTGGCGCGAGCATTGGCGTGAGCCCGAACCCCACCTCTGGCGCCACGACGGTCCGCCTTCAACTCCCGTCACGCCAGACCGACGTGCGGGTCTCGATCTTCGACGCCAGAGGCCGCGAGGTCACAACGCTGGCCTCTGACGCGCGAGAGTCAGGAGCGCACGTGTTGGCCATAGACACGTCGGCGTGGGCGGCGGGCGTGTACATCGTACGTGCCGAGGTCGGCGGCGTGGTGGCGAGCGCGCGGTTCGTCGTTGCGCAGTAG
- the ftsH gene encoding ATP-dependent zinc metalloprotease FtsH, producing the protein MARQKKTPTPQNPRDGQNGRSPKRPRLSLGGFYLFVLLALGLLALQTVLLGGSTSKEVDYSEFLDQVQSGAVAEFTVVNGADITGLYTPEAVENEVVETEEPQAAFGREPDEKARLRFSTTKPADHDLTEFVNTVNAAREEAGTEPVEFAAKFQENWLGGLLSWVVLFGIIAIFWIFILRRMGGPGQQVLNIGKNKATLVDQTEGTKITFDDVAGLDEAKEEIEEVVQFLKDPKRFTRLGGKLPKGVLLVGPPGTGKTLLAKAVAGEAGTPFFSLSGSDFVEMFVGVGAARVRDLFKQAKEKAPCIIFIDEIDAVGRSRGRGSVIGGNDERENTLNQLLVEMDGFNTDKGVIIMAATNRPDVLDSALLRPGRFDRQVLIDKPDRREREAIFKVHTESLTLAPELDMGLLAGQTPGFAGAEIANVCNEAALLAAREEKDAIEMIDFERAIDRVIGGLEKKNKLISPDEKRIVAYHEAGHAVAGWFREYTDPVVKVSIVPRGLAALGYAQSLPQERYLYTKEALIDRMVMTMGGRVAEEIIFGQISTGAQNDLERITAMAYAMIVDYGMSEEIGYVSFNMSKQKDQPVFDKPYSEDLARRIDIEAKVLIDDVRVQTRRLLEERADKLEDLAQALLEKEVLNENDLKAVLGERPYALPDHERGVTAEGEPTNIEPNSASGAMGDGAATPEAEAPPMGSPPEA; encoded by the coding sequence ATGGCTCGTCAGAAGAAGACCCCCACTCCTCAGAACCCCCGCGACGGTCAGAACGGTCGCTCTCCCAAGCGGCCCCGGTTGTCGCTCGGCGGGTTCTACCTCTTCGTCCTCCTCGCGCTCGGGCTCCTCGCGCTCCAAACCGTCTTGCTCGGCGGCAGCACCTCCAAGGAGGTGGATTACTCCGAGTTCCTCGATCAGGTGCAGTCTGGCGCCGTCGCGGAGTTCACCGTGGTCAACGGCGCCGATATCACGGGGCTGTACACGCCAGAGGCCGTCGAGAACGAGGTCGTCGAGACCGAGGAGCCGCAGGCGGCTTTCGGGCGCGAGCCCGACGAGAAGGCCCGCCTCCGCTTCAGCACAACCAAGCCCGCCGATCACGACCTCACGGAGTTCGTGAACACGGTCAACGCCGCGCGCGAGGAGGCGGGAACGGAGCCCGTCGAGTTCGCGGCCAAGTTCCAAGAGAACTGGCTGGGCGGGCTGCTCTCATGGGTCGTCCTGTTCGGCATCATCGCCATTTTCTGGATCTTTATCCTGCGCCGGATGGGTGGCCCGGGGCAGCAGGTTCTGAACATCGGCAAGAACAAGGCGACACTCGTCGACCAGACGGAGGGGACCAAGATCACGTTTGACGACGTGGCCGGTCTGGACGAGGCCAAGGAGGAGATTGAGGAGGTCGTGCAGTTCCTCAAGGACCCGAAGCGGTTCACGAGGCTCGGCGGCAAGCTGCCCAAGGGCGTGCTGCTCGTCGGCCCTCCCGGTACGGGCAAGACACTCTTGGCGAAGGCCGTCGCGGGCGAGGCGGGCACGCCATTCTTTTCGCTCTCGGGCTCGGACTTCGTCGAGATGTTCGTCGGCGTGGGCGCCGCTCGCGTGCGCGACCTGTTTAAGCAGGCCAAGGAGAAGGCGCCGTGCATCATCTTTATCGACGAGATCGATGCCGTGGGCCGCTCGCGCGGACGCGGGTCGGTCATCGGTGGCAACGACGAGCGCGAGAACACGCTGAACCAGCTCCTCGTTGAGATGGACGGGTTCAACACGGATAAGGGCGTCATCATCATGGCGGCCACCAACCGCCCGGACGTGCTGGACTCGGCCCTGCTCCGCCCTGGCCGCTTTGACCGCCAGGTGCTGATCGACAAGCCGGACCGCCGCGAGCGCGAGGCCATCTTCAAGGTCCACACCGAGAGCCTGACGCTCGCGCCCGAGCTCGATATGGGGCTTCTGGCGGGCCAGACTCCCGGGTTCGCAGGAGCGGAGATCGCCAACGTCTGCAACGAGGCCGCGCTTCTGGCGGCACGCGAAGAGAAGGACGCGATCGAGATGATCGATTTCGAGCGCGCCATCGACCGCGTGATCGGCGGGCTGGAGAAAAAGAACAAGCTGATCTCGCCCGATGAGAAGCGCATCGTGGCCTATCACGAAGCGGGCCACGCCGTTGCAGGCTGGTTCCGCGAGTACACGGACCCCGTGGTGAAGGTGTCCATCGTGCCGCGCGGCCTTGCCGCGCTCGGCTACGCGCAGAGTCTGCCTCAGGAACGGTACCTCTACACGAAGGAGGCTCTCATTGACCGCATGGTGATGACCATGGGTGGGCGCGTGGCGGAGGAGATCATCTTCGGCCAGATCTCGACCGGTGCGCAGAACGACTTGGAGCGGATCACGGCCATGGCCTACGCCATGATCGTGGACTACGGCATGAGCGAGGAGATCGGCTACGTCTCATTCAACATGAGCAAGCAGAAGGACCAGCCGGTCTTCGACAAGCCGTACTCCGAGGACCTCGCGCGGCGCATCGACATCGAAGCGAAGGTGCTGATCGACGACGTGCGCGTGCAGACGCGCCGCCTGCTCGAAGAGCGCGCCGACAAGCTCGAAGACCTCGCGCAGGCGCTTCTCGAAAAGGAGGTGCTCAACGAGAACGACCTCAAGGCCGTGCTCGGCGAGCGCCCGTACGCGCTGCCCGACCACGAGCGCGGCGTGACGGCCGAAGGCGAGCCGACCAACATCGAGCCCAACTCCGCCTCTGGCGCGATGGGTGACGGCGCCGCTACGCCAGAGGCGGAGGCCCCGCCGATGGGCAGTCCGCCAGAAGCCTAA